A single Perognathus longimembris pacificus isolate PPM17 chromosome 17, ASM2315922v1, whole genome shotgun sequence DNA region contains:
- the Acsf2 gene encoding medium-chain acyl-CoA ligase ACSF2, mitochondrial produces MAVFLGMLRLGSLCTRSLGVQGTRATLSRGCPEAKWPYVRSLSSVKVECTTPRPIGGFSYVQGSTDFHLLDRTVGGCLDATAQSFPDREALVIVHENIRLTYAQLKEEVDKAASGLLSIGLHRGDRLGMWGPNSYAWILMQLATAQAGIILVSVNPAYQASELEYVLKKVGCRALVFPKQFKTQQYYNILKQICPELEKAQPGALKSKRLPDLTTVILVDASLPGTLLLDDVVAAGSSEQHLAHLRYTQQFLSCYDPINVQFTSGTTGSPKGATLSHHNIVNNSNFIGHRLRLPVRSTEELRFVLPNPLYHCLGSVGGTMMCVLHGATLFLSSPSFNGKKALETIHREKGSFLYGTPTMFVDILNQPDFSSYDLSNIRGGVIAGSPAPPELIRAIINKMNMKELVIAYGTTENSPVTFMNFPDDTLEQKAESVGRVMPHTEARILNVETGELVKLNTPGELCIRGYCIMQGYWNEPQKTFEAVGQDKWYHTGDIAMMDEQGFCKIVGRSKDMIIRGGENIYPAELEDFFHKHPQVQEAQVVGVKDPRLGEEICACIRLKSGEKTTEEEIKAYCKGKISHFKIPRYIVFVENYPLTISGKIQKFKLREQMEQHLKL; encoded by the exons TTCCGTCAAGGTGGAGTGCACTACCCCCCGGCCCATTGGAGGCTTTAGCTACGTTCAGGGCTCAACTGACTTCCATCTTCTCGACCGGACTGTGGGTGGGTGCCTGGATGCCACAGCACAAAGCTTCCCTGACCGAGAGGCGTTGGTCATCGTCCATGAAAATATCAGACTGACCTATGCACAGCTCAAGGAAGAG GTAGACAAGGCTGCTTCTGGTCTTCTGAGCATTGGCCTCCACAGGGGTGATCGGCTGGGCATGTGGGGACCCAACTCCTACGCATGGATTCTCATGCAACTGgccactgcccaggctggcattattCTG GTGTCTGTGAACCCTGCCTACCAGGCCTCGGAACTGGAGTATGTCCTCAAGAAG GTGGGTTGCAGAGCCCTTGTGTTCCCCAAGCAATTCAAGACTCAACAATACTACAATATCCTGAAGCAGATCTGTCCAGAACTAGAAAAGGCCCAGCCAGGGGCCTTGAAGAGTAAGAG GCTCCCAGATCTGACCACAGTCATCTTGGTGGACGCCTCTTTGCCGGGGACCCTATTGCTAGATGATGTGGTGGCGGCTGGTAGCTCAGAGCAGCATCTGGCCCACCTCCGGTACACCCAGCAGTTCCTGTCCTGCTATGACCCCATCAACGTCCAGTTCACCTCG GGGACCACAGGCAGCCCGAAGGGGGCTACCCTCTCCCACCACAACATCGTGAACAACTCTAATTTCATAGGCCATCGCTTGAGACTGCCTGTGAGG AGCACAGAGGAGTTGCGGTTTGTCCTGCCCAACCCCTTGTACCACTGCCTGGGCTCCGTGGGGGGCACAATGATGTGTGTGCTGCATGGTGCCACGCTCTTCCTGTCCTCTCCAAGCTTCAATGGCAAGAAGGCACTGGAGACCATCCACAGAGAGAA AGGCTCCTTCCTGTATGGCACCCCTACAATGTTCGTGGATATTCTGAACCAGCCAGACTTCTCCAGTTATGACCTCTCGAACATACGTGGAG GTGTGATTGCCGGATCCCCTGCACCCCCAGAGCTGATCCGGGCCATCATCAACAAGATGAACATGAAGGAGCTGGTG ATTGCTTATGGAACTACAGAGAACAGTCCTGTGACCTTCATGAACTTCCCAGATGACACTTTAGAACAGAAGGCAGAAAGTGTGGGCAGAGTTATGCCCCACACAGAG GCCCGGATCTTGAATGTGGAAACGGGGGAGCTGGTGAAGTTGAACACACCGGGGGAGCTGTGCATCCGGGGGTACTGCATCATGCAAGGGTACTGGAACGAGCCTCAGAAGACCTTTGAAGCAGTTGGGCAGGACAAGTGGTATCACACAGG GGACATTGCCATGATGGACGAGCAGGGCTTCTGTAAGATCGTGGGCCGCTCTAAGGACATGATCATTCGAGGCGGGGAGAACATCTACCCGGCAGAGCTTGAGGACTTCTTTCACAAGCACCCACAAGTGCAGGAAGCACAG GTGGTAGGAGTGAAAGACCCAAGGCTGGGGGAGGAAATCTGCGCCTGCATCCGGCTGAAGAGCGGGGAGAAGACTACGGAAGAGGAGATCAAAGCTTACTGCAAAGGGAAG ATATCCCATTTCAAGATTCCTCGATACATTGTATTTGTGGAAAACTACCCTCTTACCATCTCAGGAAAG aTCCAGAAATTCAAACTCCGAGAGCAAATGGAACAGCATCTAAAACTGTGA
- the Chad gene encoding chondroadherin: MAHARLFLSLGLLAGLLPMVAACPPKCHCHGDLQHVICDKVGLGKIPKMSEKTKLLNLQRNHFPVLAINSFKDMPNLVSLHLQHCHIREVVKGAFHGLHQLIYLYLSNNDIRVLRPGAFEDLTELTYLYLDNNKVNELRPGLLSPLANLFILQLNNNKIRELQPGTFQGAKDLRWLYLSDNSISSLHPNALDDVENLVKLHLDKNHLSSYPLAPLSKLRVLEELKLSHNHLKNIPSKAFQSFGKYLDTLWLDHTHLEKFSDDAFLGVTALKHVHLEYNGLTQLPSSLSFDKMETFSFINNPWKCTCQLQGLRRWLDSKNVHSDATCDTPINIKGQHIRHTNAFRSCKSPTKRSKKAGRH, translated from the exons atgGCCCACGCGAGGCTGTTTCTCAGCCTCGGCCTCCTGGCCGGTCTCCTGCCGATGGTAGCCGCTTGTCCCCCAAAGTGTCACTGCCACGGGGACCTGCAGCATGTCATCTGCgacaaggtggggctggggaagaTCCCCAAGATGTCAGAGAAGACCAAGCTGCTCAACCTCCAGCGCAACCACTTCCCCGTGCTGGCTATCAACTCTTTTAAAGACATGCCGAACCTCGTGTCGCTCCACCTGCAACACTGCCACATCCGCGAGGTGGTCAAGGGCGCCTTCCACGGCCTCCACCAGCTCATCTACCTATACCTGTCCAACAATGACATCCGGGTGCTGCGCCCGGGTGCCTTCGAGGACCTGACCGAGCTCACCTACCTCTATCTGGACAACAACAAGGTGAATGAGCTGCGACCGGGGCTCCTCTCCCCTCTGGCCAACCTCTTCATCCTACAGCTCAACAATAACAAGATTCGAGAGCTGCAACCCGGCACTTTCCAGGGTGCCAAGGATCTGCGCTGGCTCTACCTGTCTGATAATTCCATCAGTTCTCTGCACCCCAATGCCTTAGATGATGTGGAGAACCTAGTCAAGTTGCACCTGGATAAGAACCATCTCTCCAGCTACCCCTTAGCACCCCTGAGCAAGCTGAGGGTGTTGGAGGAACTCAAACTATCCCACAACCATCTGAAGAACATTCCTTCCAAAGCCTTCCAGTCCTTTGGCAAATACCTGGATACCCTCTGGCTGGACCACACCCACCTGGAAAAA TTCTCAGATGATGCCTTCCTGGGTGTGACTGCACTGAAGCATGTCCATCTGGAGTACAACGGCCTGACTCAGCTGCCCTCCAGCCTCTCTTTTGATAAGATGGAGACCTTCAGCTTCATCAACAACCCCTGGAAGTGTACCTGCCAGCTCCAGGGCCTTCGGCG GTGGCTAGATTCCAAGAATGTTCATTCGGATGCCACCTGCGACACACCTATCAATATTAAGGGTCAGCACATCCGTCACACAAATGCCTTCCGCAGCTGCAAATCTCCCACCAAGAGGTCCAAGAAAGCCGGACGCCATTAA